The Skermanella pratensis genome has a window encoding:
- a CDS encoding protease complex subunit PrcB family protein — protein MRKILLAALGAVLISATGCTTAMNLLAGEPLSNPEGAQIAQAPGIDGQFEWSGTQASVQGRTTIVARTQEQWENLWQLAATPAPGPLPRDWMGIGVFLGMRQTAGYGVAIENVAEQVTTDRQFIEQGLPSSRELVISYGERAPAPGAMTAQMLTSPYVIRIIRRDDSPVRFVQTR, from the coding sequence ATGCGCAAAATCCTGTTGGCGGCGCTCGGCGCCGTCCTGATATCCGCCACCGGCTGCACCACGGCGATGAACCTGCTGGCCGGCGAACCTCTCTCCAACCCGGAGGGCGCCCAGATCGCCCAGGCACCCGGCATCGACGGCCAGTTCGAATGGAGCGGCACCCAGGCGTCCGTGCAGGGCCGCACCACGATCGTCGCCCGCACCCAGGAGCAATGGGAAAACCTCTGGCAGCTGGCCGCCACGCCGGCGCCCGGTCCGCTGCCCCGGGATTGGATGGGGATCGGCGTCTTCCTCGGCATGCGCCAGACGGCCGGCTACGGCGTGGCGATAGAGAACGTCGCGGAACAGGTGACGACCGACCGGCAGTTCATCGAACAGGGGCTGCCGAGCAGCCGCGAACTGGTGATTTCCTACGGCGAGCGTGCCCCGGCTCCCGGAGCCATGACCGCCCAGATGCTCACGTCGCCGTACGTGATCCGGATCATCCGCCGCGACGATTCGCCGGT
- a CDS encoding M20 aminoacylase family protein yields the protein MPIINRIADFHDEMTAWRRDLHAHPETAFEEFRTSGIVAAKLEEWGIAVHRGLAGTGVVGTLTAGGASGTDRVIALRADMDALNMQEENDFPHASRVPGKMHGCGHDGHTTMLLGAAKYLAETRNFDGTVHFIFQPAEEGKGGAQKMVREGLFDLFPAREVYGMHNWPEMPAGSIAVRTGPIMAAADQFDIRVRGHGAHGAMPHHGVDPVVVAAHVVTALQSLVSRNTDPLRSAVVSVTQIHGGAAYNVIPAEVVLSGTVRTFEPAVQDSVEAGLKRVATATAEAFGAVAEVDYRRNYPATVNTAAETDFAARVAADVVGAAQVVHDPAPSMGAEDFAFMLNERPGSYVWIGQAGGPSGCMVHNPRYDFNDEILPIGASYWAKLVESALPRAA from the coding sequence ATGCCGATCATCAATCGCATCGCCGATTTCCACGACGAGATGACCGCCTGGCGGCGCGATCTTCATGCCCATCCCGAGACCGCCTTCGAGGAATTCCGCACCTCCGGCATCGTCGCGGCGAAGCTGGAGGAATGGGGCATCGCGGTCCATCGGGGACTGGCCGGCACCGGGGTCGTCGGCACGCTGACGGCGGGCGGCGCATCCGGGACCGACAGGGTGATCGCGCTGCGCGCCGACATGGACGCTCTGAACATGCAGGAGGAGAACGACTTCCCGCACGCGTCCAGGGTGCCGGGCAAGATGCATGGCTGCGGCCATGACGGCCACACCACCATGCTGCTGGGAGCCGCGAAGTACCTGGCGGAGACCCGCAACTTCGACGGCACGGTCCATTTCATCTTCCAGCCCGCGGAAGAGGGCAAGGGCGGCGCCCAGAAGATGGTGCGGGAAGGGCTGTTCGACCTGTTCCCGGCCAGGGAGGTCTACGGCATGCACAACTGGCCGGAAATGCCGGCCGGCTCGATCGCGGTCCGCACCGGGCCGATCATGGCCGCGGCCGACCAGTTCGACATCCGGGTGCGCGGCCACGGCGCCCACGGCGCCATGCCCCACCACGGCGTCGACCCGGTGGTGGTCGCGGCCCATGTCGTGACGGCGCTGCAGAGCCTGGTCAGCCGCAACACCGACCCCCTGCGCTCGGCCGTGGTCAGCGTGACCCAGATCCATGGGGGCGCCGCCTACAACGTGATCCCGGCGGAGGTGGTGCTGAGCGGCACCGTCAGGACCTTCGAGCCCGCCGTGCAGGACAGCGTGGAGGCCGGCCTGAAGCGCGTCGCGACGGCCACGGCGGAAGCCTTCGGCGCGGTGGCGGAGGTCGATTACCGGCGGAACTACCCGGCCACGGTCAACACCGCCGCCGAGACTGACTTCGCCGCCCGAGTCGCGGCCGACGTGGTCGGCGCGGCGCAGGTGGTGCACGATCCCGCGCCCAGCATGGGGGCGGAGGATTTCGCCTTCATGCTGAACGAGCGGCCCGGCTCCTATGTCTGGATCGGCCAGGCCGGCGGCCCGAGCGGCTGCATGGTCCATAACCCGCGCTACGACTTCAACGACGAGATCCTCCCGATCGGCGCCAGCTACTGGGCCAAGCTGGTCGAATCCGCCCTGCCGCGAGCCGCCTGA
- a CDS encoding ribokinase — MILVFGSLNMDLVMTVPSLPKPGETVLCPAYQLKPGGKGNNQAIAAARAGAAVAMAGCIGPDAFGSTLVENLVRNGVDTSGIQVTGTATGCAMICVDGDGENFISVASGANLSASADHVADDGLGAGVTVLMQMEVPAEQNWALVRRAHALGARTVLNVAPAADVPPDILKLIDILVVNEHEAAEIAERLELSASSATGLARDLARTCGVTCVVTLGSAGALMAEAGGSLWTAAPLKIHPVDTTGAGDAFCGILTAALDGGASPDEALHRASVGASIACLGLGAQESLPTAEAIDARLAEVSAPLRLS, encoded by the coding sequence ATGATTCTGGTTTTCGGCTCGCTCAACATGGACCTCGTGATGACGGTCCCCTCGCTACCGAAACCGGGAGAGACGGTCCTTTGCCCCGCCTACCAGCTGAAGCCGGGCGGCAAGGGCAACAACCAGGCGATCGCGGCGGCCCGCGCCGGTGCCGCGGTCGCCATGGCCGGCTGCATCGGCCCCGACGCCTTCGGCTCGACGCTGGTCGAGAACCTGGTGCGCAACGGGGTCGACACCTCGGGCATCCAGGTGACAGGGACGGCGACCGGCTGCGCCATGATCTGCGTCGACGGCGACGGCGAGAACTTCATCTCGGTCGCCAGCGGCGCCAACCTGTCGGCGTCGGCCGACCACGTTGCCGACGACGGGCTCGGCGCGGGCGTCACCGTGCTGATGCAGATGGAGGTGCCGGCGGAGCAGAACTGGGCGCTGGTCCGGCGCGCCCACGCGCTGGGCGCCCGCACGGTCCTGAACGTGGCGCCGGCCGCCGACGTGCCGCCGGACATCCTGAAGCTGATCGACATCCTGGTGGTCAACGAGCACGAGGCCGCCGAGATCGCCGAGCGGCTGGAGCTTTCCGCCAGTTCGGCGACCGGGCTCGCCCGCGACCTCGCCCGCACCTGCGGCGTCACCTGCGTGGTGACCCTGGGCAGCGCCGGCGCGCTGATGGCCGAAGCGGGCGGCTCGCTGTGGACGGCGGCGCCGCTGAAGATACACCCGGTCGACACCACCGGGGCGGGCGACGCCTTCTGCGGCATCCTCACGGCGGCGCTCGACGGCGGCGCCAGCCCGGACGAGGCCCTGCACCGGGCCAGCGTCGGGGCCTCGATCGCCTGCCTGGGCCTGGGCGCGCAGGAGAGCTTGCCGACCGCCGAGGCGATCGACGCCCGGCTGGCCGAGGTTTCCGCACCGCTGCGGCTGTCCTGA